The Solibacillus sp. FSL W7-1436 genome window below encodes:
- a CDS encoding 4-diphosphocytidyl-2C-methyl-D-erythritol kinase, translating to MWNVEIHPLLFIASPVYIQEKQIDLEEESTSIYVRPAAEKIENALIARQLHYFSKPTKEPRVLVFILQSGEKIHGSIDKINGSQVLLNCHDTKRWIKANEIVLINHTL from the coding sequence ATGTGGAATGTGGAAATTCACCCATTACTTTTTATTGCAAGTCCTGTATATATACAAGAAAAACAAATCGACTTAGAAGAAGAAAGTACATCAATTTATGTACGACCTGCCGCTGAAAAAATTGAAAATGCTTTAATTGCCCGACAGCTCCATTATTTTTCGAAGCCTACGAAGGAGCCGAGGGTACTGGTATTTATTTTGCAGTCAGGTGAAAAAATACATGGATCAATCGATAAAATCAACGGCAGTCAGGTATTATTGAATTGCCATGATACAAAACGCTGGATTAAAGCGAATGAGATTGTATTGATTAACCATACTTTATAA
- a CDS encoding CotY/CotZ family spore coat protein: MGCGRGNNDVGGSGGHHQSRGCVCEVVRAILEIQNAAVQDECSRCTTNCFLEPLGGIVSPSRNNVDTRVFTLLNKDGSPFFATFTAEGPPCPCVSMYFRVEDVFDGCCATLRVLVPQDVNGCTVDLLNDYGTAIDFRKVCKVTQFEASDSCITVDLDCFCAVQCIDDVHLGICD; the protein is encoded by the coding sequence ATGGGTTGTGGAAGAGGTAATAATGATGTAGGTGGAAGCGGTGGACATCACCAATCACGTGGCTGTGTTTGTGAGGTTGTCCGCGCGATTTTAGAAATTCAAAATGCAGCAGTACAGGACGAATGCAGTCGTTGTACAACAAACTGTTTCTTAGAACCACTTGGTGGAATTGTTAGTCCATCACGTAACAATGTCGACACACGTGTATTTACTTTATTGAACAAAGATGGATCTCCATTCTTTGCTACATTTACTGCAGAAGGCCCGCCTTGTCCTTGTGTATCAATGTATTTCCGAGTTGAAGATGTATTTGACGGCTGCTGTGCGACATTACGCGTTCTTGTACCGCAAGATGTCAATGGATGTACAGTTGATTTATTGAACGATTATGGAACAGCTATTGATTTCCGTAAAGTTTGTAAAGTGACACAATTTGAGGCATCAGATAGCTGTATCACAGTTGATTTAGATTGCTTCTGTGCTGTTCAGTGTATCGATGACGTTCACCTTGGCATTTGTGACTAA
- a CDS encoding YhcN/YlaJ family sporulation lipoprotein: MWKAIMTLSLLLILAGCNDREKVVSYALTDNVQNQQEIEKLLKEDDAIEQANLLVIEDELFVAMQLKPFEKWNRQKIEQDWKKKLEDKFSGSKVNVSADFKMFWESTKLMEEKDQKKMLKELHALKKLAKEET, encoded by the coding sequence ATGTGGAAAGCGATCATGACATTGAGTTTGCTTTTAATTCTTGCAGGCTGCAATGACAGGGAGAAAGTTGTAAGTTATGCGCTGACAGACAATGTACAGAATCAGCAGGAAATAGAAAAGCTTTTAAAGGAAGATGATGCAATAGAGCAGGCGAATCTTTTAGTGATTGAAGATGAATTATTTGTCGCAATGCAATTGAAGCCGTTCGAAAAATGGAACCGCCAAAAAATTGAACAAGATTGGAAAAAGAAGTTGGAAGATAAATTTTCCGGTAGTAAAGTGAATGTTTCCGCGGATTTTAAAATGTTTTGGGAATCGACTAAGTTGATGGAAGAAAAAGACCAGAAAAAAATGCTGAAAGAATTGCATGCATTAAAAAAGCTTGCTAAGGAGGAAACGTAA
- the spoVAC gene encoding stage V sporulation protein AC encodes MKEQQYNSLKDQITPKTPLAINCLKAFAVGGLICCVGQAISFFYMMFFDFTEKTVGNPTVATMVFLAMLLTGFGQYRKLGQFAGAGSAVPVTGFGNAVVSAAIEGKTEGLVLGVGSNMFKLAGSVILFGVVSAFFVTLIKLILVSVGVAAW; translated from the coding sequence TTGAAAGAGCAACAATATAATTCGCTGAAAGATCAGATTACACCGAAAACGCCTCTTGCGATAAATTGTTTAAAAGCCTTTGCAGTTGGTGGTTTAATTTGTTGTGTAGGACAGGCAATCTCCTTTTTTTATATGATGTTTTTTGATTTTACGGAAAAAACTGTAGGTAATCCCACAGTAGCAACGATGGTGTTTCTCGCAATGCTCCTGACAGGGTTCGGGCAATATCGTAAACTCGGCCAATTTGCGGGAGCTGGAAGTGCAGTTCCGGTAACGGGATTCGGGAATGCTGTTGTGTCTGCGGCAATTGAAGGGAAAACGGAAGGGCTCGTATTAGGTGTCGGCAGTAACATGTTCAAGCTTGCTGGTTCGGTTATTCTATTTGGGGTCGTCTCGGCCTTTTTTGTAACCTTGATTAAATTAATACTAGTATCGGTAGGTGTTGCAGCGTGGTAA
- a CDS encoding stage V sporulation protein AD codes for MVIVFQSKPSILSSGVVVGPLEKRSVFQTYFDKISADERFQKVSNEKGNAMLISEACQTILKKSNLNNLDIDYLLGGDLVNQMTPTNFAARELAVSFIGLFSACATSVSSIVIASLLTELGASNYSIAGASSQHNSVERQFRYPVDYGGQKPATAQWTVTAAGFVLVGKHQPKLPYVEAATIGKVIDYGATDPFHMGGAMAPAAFDTIQAHLKKRSQTVKDYDVIMTGDLGKIGLKILIAMFAQSGVKKEDLSRFRDAGAEFYGEDTAFLAGASGAGCSAAVYSGYMMEQFKSGRYKRVLLVATGALLSPLSFQQGETIPCTAHAIEIGMG; via the coding sequence GTGGTAATTGTGTTTCAGTCAAAGCCATCCATACTTTCTTCAGGTGTTGTAGTAGGACCTTTGGAAAAACGGAGTGTTTTTCAAACGTATTTTGACAAAATATCAGCCGACGAACGGTTTCAAAAAGTTTCAAATGAAAAAGGGAATGCCATGCTTATATCTGAAGCGTGTCAGACCATTTTAAAAAAATCGAACTTAAATAATTTGGATATTGACTATTTATTGGGCGGTGATCTTGTAAATCAGATGACGCCTACAAATTTTGCAGCAAGGGAACTTGCGGTTTCGTTTATCGGTCTTTTCTCTGCCTGTGCAACATCGGTATCTTCTATAGTTATTGCTTCGTTATTAACAGAACTGGGCGCAAGTAATTATTCCATTGCCGGTGCATCGAGCCAGCATAACTCGGTGGAACGCCAATTTCGCTATCCGGTAGATTATGGAGGTCAAAAGCCTGCAACTGCTCAGTGGACCGTTACAGCAGCAGGCTTTGTATTGGTCGGTAAGCATCAGCCAAAGCTTCCGTATGTAGAAGCCGCAACAATCGGAAAGGTAATTGACTACGGGGCAACAGATCCATTTCATATGGGTGGGGCAATGGCGCCTGCAGCATTTGATACGATTCAGGCGCATTTAAAAAAGCGTTCGCAAACAGTAAAGGATTACGATGTCATTATGACCGGTGACTTAGGTAAAATCGGATTGAAAATATTAATTGCGATGTTTGCCCAAAGCGGTGTGAAAAAAGAAGACTTATCAAGATTCCGTGATGCCGGAGCAGAATTTTACGGAGAAGATACAGCATTTTTGGCAGGTGCGAGCGGTGCGGGTTGTTCTGCAGCAGTCTACAGTGGCTATATGATGGAGCAATTTAAAAGTGGTCGATACAAGCGCGTATTATTAGTGGCAACAGGAGCACTTTTATCTCCGCTTTCATTTCAACAAGGCGAAACAATTCCATGCACAGCACATGCAATTGAAATCGGGATGGGGTGA
- the spoVAE gene encoding stage V sporulation protein AE gives MSTIGFTFLVAFIVGGLICLIGQLLMDVAKLTPGHTLSILVVVGAILDGLNLYESLINFAGAGATIPITSFGNSLTHGAMAEAEKHGWIGLLTGMFEVTSSGISAAILFGFIAALIFKPKGKVD, from the coding sequence GTGAGTACAATCGGCTTTACATTTTTAGTGGCGTTTATCGTTGGTGGATTAATTTGTTTAATTGGTCAGTTATTAATGGATGTTGCAAAGTTGACGCCTGGTCATACATTATCCATTTTAGTTGTAGTAGGAGCAATTTTAGATGGACTGAATTTATATGAGTCCTTAATAAACTTTGCCGGTGCCGGTGCGACAATCCCGATAACTTCATTTGGGAACTCATTGACACATGGAGCAATGGCTGAAGCTGAAAAGCACGGCTGGATCGGTCTATTGACAGGTATGTTCGAGGTAACGAGCTCTGGAATTAGTGCGGCAATATTGTTTGGTTTTATCGCGGCATTAATATTTAAGCCAAAAGGAAAAGTAGACTAG
- a CDS encoding YjcZ family sporulation protein, with protein sequence MSGYGWQQQGWQHGGCDYGCSPGYGGNNSMTFVLIVVLFILLIIVGSAFI encoded by the coding sequence ATGTCTGGATATGGTTGGCAGCAACAAGGTTGGCAACATGGTGGTTGTGATTATGGTTGTTCCCCAGGCTATGGCGGTAATAACAGTATGACATTCGTATTGATCGTCGTACTCTTTATTCTACTTATTATCGTTGGTAGCGCATTTATTTAA
- a CDS encoding stage VI sporulation protein F: protein MDRSFFKKVERKTGVDFDEIMTLANALTYADFSDEKQVRKIVKKVSRLANKPITSELEDKIVQSIIQDGKSLDFSKIEKMMR from the coding sequence ATGGACCGTTCGTTTTTTAAAAAAGTGGAGCGCAAAACCGGCGTTGATTTCGATGAAATTATGACGCTTGCAAATGCATTGACGTATGCAGATTTCTCGGATGAAAAACAAGTTCGGAAAATCGTGAAAAAGGTAAGCCGTCTTGCGAACAAACCGATTACGAGTGAGCTTGAAGATAAAATTGTCCAATCAATTATTCAGGACGGCAAGTCATTGGATTTTTCGAAAATCGAGAAAATGATGAGGTAA
- a CDS encoding GNAT family N-acetyltransferase: protein MFDVKLVETGEDRERAFALRKEVFVKEQGVPLSLELDEYDETAVHFLVNEGENSIATARLREVEPKIGKVERVCVLNNYRGKRLGALIMEAVEQYAKNEAFEKLKLNAQSYAIPFYEKLDYTVTSPEFMDAGIPHRAMEKKI, encoded by the coding sequence GTGTTTGATGTAAAATTAGTTGAAACCGGCGAAGATCGCGAACGTGCATTTGCACTGCGCAAAGAAGTGTTCGTCAAAGAGCAAGGGGTTCCACTAAGTCTGGAATTAGATGAGTACGATGAGACAGCCGTTCATTTTTTAGTAAATGAAGGGGAAAACTCAATCGCTACGGCACGGCTTCGGGAAGTCGAACCGAAAATCGGAAAAGTCGAACGTGTTTGCGTATTGAACAACTACCGCGGTAAACGACTTGGCGCATTAATTATGGAAGCTGTTGAACAATATGCAAAAAATGAAGCGTTCGAAAAACTTAAGTTGAATGCCCAAAGCTACGCAATTCCTTTCTATGAGAAACTGGACTATACTGTCACTTCTCCGGAATTTATGGATGCCGGCATTCCACACCGGGCTATGGAAAAGAAAATTTAA
- a CDS encoding YjcG family protein — MKYGIVAFPSKKLQDLANTYRKRYDPHYALITPHVTLKDAFDADEAEIGEISKHLQEVASRFAPLQIHASRISSFYPTTNAIYFRIEPTPQLENIHKSIQEKINFGAQKHVFAPHITIAQKMSASEHDDIYGQLRMVGVDEKDSIDRFHLLYQLEDGSWTTYETYKLTGAE, encoded by the coding sequence TTGAAATATGGTATTGTTGCTTTTCCATCTAAAAAATTACAAGATTTAGCGAACACTTATCGCAAACGCTACGACCCGCACTATGCATTAATCACACCTCACGTAACACTAAAAGATGCGTTTGATGCGGATGAAGCTGAAATCGGAGAAATCTCCAAGCACTTGCAGGAAGTGGCATCAAGGTTTGCACCTTTACAAATTCACGCCTCTCGAATCAGTTCATTTTATCCGACGACGAACGCCATTTATTTCCGAATCGAGCCGACACCTCAATTGGAAAATATTCATAAGTCAATTCAGGAAAAAATCAATTTCGGTGCGCAAAAGCATGTGTTTGCGCCGCATATTACAATTGCGCAAAAAATGAGCGCTTCCGAGCATGATGATATTTACGGTCAGTTGCGTATGGTTGGAGTAGATGAAAAAGATTCAATCGATCGTTTCCACTTGCTTTACCAATTGGAAGACGGCTCATGGACAACTTACGAAACATACAAATTGACTGGAGCTGAGTAA
- a CDS encoding alpha/beta hydrolase — MERGTVKDVTFFSNALNEELELLIYIPANYSPLYEYNILIASDGKDYFQLGGIPRLADELIDGYLIENTIIVGVPYKNYEDRKRKYIPAGDQFEAYMRFLAHELVPYLDDEYSTTQVGGGRALIGDSMAATISLMTAIHYPNIFGKAVLQSPYVDELVLEAVKDAKNVNILSLYHIIGLQEDQVALKDGSVKDLLTPNRELHQLFVQHGIDTFYEEFNGNHTWTYWKPDLKRALIEIFG, encoded by the coding sequence TTGGAGAGAGGCACAGTAAAAGATGTTACTTTTTTTAGCAATGCATTAAATGAAGAGTTAGAACTGTTAATTTATATTCCAGCAAATTATTCTCCACTATACGAATATAACATTTTAATTGCATCCGATGGTAAAGATTACTTTCAGCTAGGGGGCATCCCGCGTCTTGCTGATGAACTGATTGATGGCTATTTAATTGAAAATACCATCATTGTTGGCGTACCGTACAAAAACTATGAAGATCGAAAGAGAAAATATATACCGGCAGGAGATCAGTTTGAAGCGTATATGCGGTTTTTGGCACACGAGCTCGTGCCATATTTAGATGATGAATATTCAACTACACAAGTTGGCGGTGGGCGCGCATTAATAGGTGATTCTATGGCTGCAACCATTTCATTAATGACTGCCATCCACTACCCAAATATTTTCGGTAAAGCAGTTTTACAATCACCTTATGTAGATGAGCTTGTATTAGAGGCTGTTAAAGATGCGAAAAATGTCAATATTCTTTCGTTGTATCATATTATCGGCCTCCAGGAAGATCAAGTGGCATTAAAGGATGGTAGCGTCAAAGATCTCTTAACACCGAACCGTGAACTGCATCAATTGTTTGTTCAGCATGGTATTGATACATTCTATGAAGAATTCAATGGAAATCATACATGGACTTATTGGAAACCTGATTTAAAACGTGCATTAATTGAAATTTTCGGATAA
- a CDS encoding phosphatidylglycerophosphatase A family protein yields the protein MHNKNIRVHSDEVTKATYDALERRHVTIEDIAEIVFTMQSPYNEGLTIDHCIQSVVRVLNKREVQHAVLVGIELDELAEKRLLSAPLQAIIEADEGLFGVDETLALGSVFTYGSIAVTTFGHLDKQKIGIIEKLDTKAGESVNTFLDDLVGSIAACAASRLAHRMRDLEEEGGTFADIPPVELGPNPKSNTDI from the coding sequence ATGCATAATAAAAATATTCGTGTACACTCAGACGAAGTAACAAAAGCTACGTATGACGCGTTGGAACGTCGTCATGTAACAATTGAAGATATTGCTGAAATCGTGTTTACGATGCAATCACCATATAATGAAGGTTTAACAATCGATCACTGTATTCAATCCGTTGTTCGTGTATTAAATAAACGTGAAGTCCAACATGCTGTACTAGTCGGAATCGAGCTTGACGAACTGGCGGAAAAAAGATTGCTGTCGGCACCGCTTCAAGCAATTATCGAGGCAGATGAAGGGCTGTTTGGTGTTGATGAAACGCTGGCATTAGGCTCAGTATTTACGTATGGTAGTATTGCCGTAACAACTTTCGGGCATTTGGATAAGCAAAAAATCGGTATTATTGAAAAGCTTGATACAAAAGCAGGCGAATCGGTAAATACATTTTTAGACGACCTAGTCGGAAGCATCGCGGCTTGTGCAGCTTCACGATTGGCACACCGTATGCGCGATTTAGAAGAAGAAGGCGGTACATTCGCAGATATTCCACCAGTAGAATTAGGACCGAATCCTAAGTCGAACACGGACATTTAG
- a CDS encoding thermonuclease family protein, with protein sequence MNLKDVKTLITSGTIIIAVGLYLVFSEPKKDTEQTTSPAITEQNTEYTITPEAAMDKTGNQLIDVKYLNANDGDTFNVEMDGKKERVRLLMIDTPEMNYNKGEPMPYAEDAKERTMELLEKAESVQLLFDKGPETDNYDRLLAYVFVDGVSLHEILLSEGLAAVRYVNKPNDTLEEELLEIQQQAEKEELNIWAHDNYLQRDGFHPEEVSK encoded by the coding sequence ATGAATTTAAAAGATGTAAAAACGTTAATTACGAGTGGTACTATTATTATTGCAGTTGGTTTATACCTTGTATTCAGTGAACCTAAAAAAGATACAGAGCAAACAACATCTCCTGCAATTACGGAACAGAATACAGAATACACAATTACACCTGAAGCTGCGATGGACAAAACAGGCAATCAGTTAATCGACGTGAAATATTTGAATGCAAATGACGGTGATACATTCAATGTCGAAATGGATGGTAAAAAAGAGCGTGTACGTCTTCTTATGATTGATACACCGGAAATGAATTATAATAAAGGCGAACCAATGCCATATGCAGAAGATGCAAAGGAACGTACAATGGAACTGCTGGAAAAGGCGGAATCTGTTCAGCTTTTATTCGATAAAGGCCCTGAAACAGATAATTATGACCGATTATTAGCGTATGTTTTTGTAGACGGTGTTAGTTTGCATGAAATTTTATTAAGTGAAGGTCTGGCAGCAGTACGTTATGTCAATAAACCGAATGACACACTGGAAGAAGAGCTTTTGGAGATTCAGCAGCAAGCTGAAAAAGAAGAGCTGAACATCTGGGCTCATGACAACTATTTACAGCGTGACGGGTTCCATCCGGAAGAAGTAAGCAAGTAA
- the aroQ gene encoding type II 3-dehydroquinate dehydratase has translation MTKILMLHGVNHNMFGKRDPEHYGTITLEEINQTIQELANELDVEVETFQTNHEGEFVEKIHEAFLSGVDAIVLNAGAWTHYSYAIRDALDIFTGPTVEIHMSNIHARESFREKSVFADIVTGQISGFGKESYLLGIRAAVQAIKSNQ, from the coding sequence GTGACAAAAATATTAATGTTGCACGGTGTGAATCACAACATGTTCGGAAAACGTGATCCCGAACATTATGGAACGATCACTTTAGAGGAAATTAACCAAACGATCCAGGAACTGGCGAACGAACTGGATGTGGAAGTAGAAACTTTCCAGACAAACCACGAAGGTGAATTTGTGGAGAAAATTCATGAAGCGTTCCTTTCCGGCGTTGACGCAATTGTCCTGAATGCCGGTGCCTGGACCCACTACAGTTATGCTATTCGGGATGCATTGGATATTTTTACAGGTCCAACCGTTGAAATACATATGTCCAATATCCATGCACGAGAGAGTTTCCGTGAAAAATCTGTGTTTGCGGATATTGTGACTGGTCAAATTTCGGGTTTTGGCAAAGAAAGCTATTTGCTGGGAATTCGTGCAGCAGTGCAAGCAATAAAAAGTAATCAATAA
- the isdC gene encoding heme uptake protein IsdC → MRKGFFIFFAALFLVAFTLPGNSSAAIADGTYDVSYQVNKPGSNSASMANDYFLKPAKLIVNNGKMTMQLTIKNSSWVTQFNPPGGAKVISSNESADQRTVQFPVSNANLVTIPMKIDIDDIDYHHSYSVDFVFNSGGLPEAKVEEPKETVKQEPAKTAPAPKETPTKSSGSNTSSNTPAPSAEKQNTDSSEQQVTPETTKADDSTKSDEEIASETKQAEDSEVVENPETSDELPLMAMILFFIAAVVFIRTKKTKTI, encoded by the coding sequence GTGAGAAAAGGTTTCTTCATATTCTTTGCTGCTCTTTTTTTGGTAGCGTTTACTTTACCGGGTAATTCATCTGCAGCGATTGCTGATGGTACATATGATGTTAGTTATCAAGTAAATAAACCCGGGAGCAATTCGGCATCAATGGCAAACGACTATTTTTTAAAGCCGGCCAAACTAATTGTTAACAACGGAAAAATGACAATGCAGCTTACGATTAAAAACAGTAGCTGGGTTACACAGTTTAATCCTCCAGGCGGAGCGAAAGTAATCAGCTCAAATGAGTCTGCAGACCAGCGTACAGTACAATTTCCTGTTTCCAATGCTAATCTGGTGACGATACCGATGAAAATCGACATTGATGATATCGATTACCATCACAGCTATAGTGTTGATTTTGTATTTAATAGCGGGGGGTTACCTGAAGCTAAAGTCGAGGAACCTAAAGAAACAGTAAAGCAGGAACCGGCAAAAACAGCTCCGGCACCTAAGGAAACACCTACAAAGTCGTCAGGAAGTAATACTTCTTCAAATACACCAGCACCATCAGCTGAAAAACAGAATACAGATTCATCCGAGCAACAAGTAACACCAGAAACAACAAAGGCAGATGATTCAACAAAGTCAGATGAAGAAATTGCGTCTGAAACGAAGCAGGCTGAAGATTCTGAGGTAGTAGAAAATCCGGAGACGAGCGATGAATTACCGTTAATGGCGATGATTTTATTTTTCATAGCAGCTGTTGTATTCATTCGCACTAAGAAAACAAAAACTATATAG
- a CDS encoding S-layer homology domain-containing protein, whose protein sequence is MANKSKATKAVLASLLATSAIVPAMAVSADTTTETKTTEAATSTASKTIDFKVDADDSLKRFIPTTGKLVERNGQQYINLELSDAVLAMVNSVTVAGQPAMAEYNGKKHINIPVTADYAPVEAALNMTITFVGKDPVDYKVTLTPDASSIKEVTETTAPVEEVKEEKVYTPGKTYDSVADGTYDIKWDAYKEKVGNYTAITNHFSPDAKLIVKDGKYSVELTITEASKAMVPDVTIAGIKADAKDGKVTIDIPSISDLHEASVHVVVPAANMDKEYNFNFAIETADLELPKAEVKPAPVESVKMDVTALKNGTQELSIMHNKYLDDEVTVTATEGGYDVELTFPEGQHLLGFNVEGATVALKSEEKVGNNTVKIYTLSVKDLEKIYTATADLKVVLNGTVLYETAHDFQMKFADKNAVPFKDIANNGNKDAIINLYNKGIFIAAEKFNPGNNLKRSQFALMLNRALKLDVPAKANFSDIAKYDAETKTAINALNGYGIINGKTATTFAPGQDITRKQAALMIYRLLEKNGYKASGEVAKFSDLPKEVEASKAISELNKLGIISGFEGKFNPENNLTRSQMAKILNNTLTVVEGLKK, encoded by the coding sequence ATGGCAAACAAATCAAAAGCAACTAAAGCAGTTTTAGCATCACTACTTGCTACATCGGCAATCGTACCTGCAATGGCAGTATCTGCTGACACGACTACAGAAACAAAGACAACTGAAGCGGCAACTTCAACTGCTTCAAAAACAATTGATTTTAAAGTTGACGCGGATGATTCATTAAAACGTTTTATTCCGACTACAGGTAAACTGGTTGAACGCAATGGCCAGCAATACATCAATTTAGAATTATCGGATGCGGTATTAGCGATGGTAAACAGCGTAACAGTGGCAGGACAACCTGCAATGGCCGAATATAACGGTAAAAAACATATCAACATTCCAGTAACTGCAGATTATGCTCCGGTAGAAGCTGCTTTAAATATGACAATTACTTTTGTTGGCAAAGATCCGGTTGATTATAAAGTGACGTTAACACCTGACGCATCATCAATCAAAGAAGTAACTGAAACAACAGCGCCTGTTGAAGAAGTAAAAGAAGAGAAAGTTTATACACCAGGTAAAACGTATGATTCAGTGGCAGATGGTACATATGATATCAAATGGGATGCTTATAAAGAAAAAGTAGGAAACTACACAGCAATTACAAACCATTTTTCTCCTGATGCAAAATTAATCGTAAAAGACGGTAAATATTCAGTAGAGTTAACAATTACTGAAGCTTCAAAAGCAATGGTTCCAGATGTGACGATTGCCGGCATTAAAGCAGATGCAAAAGATGGTAAGGTGACAATTGATATTCCATCAATTAGTGATCTACACGAAGCATCAGTACATGTAGTAGTACCTGCTGCGAATATGGACAAAGAATATAACTTTAATTTCGCTATCGAAACAGCTGACCTGGAACTGCCAAAAGCTGAAGTGAAACCTGCGCCGGTTGAATCTGTAAAAATGGATGTTACAGCATTAAAGAACGGAACTCAGGAATTGTCTATTATGCACAATAAATATTTGGACGATGAAGTAACAGTGACAGCAACTGAAGGGGGCTATGATGTAGAATTAACATTCCCTGAAGGACAACACTTATTAGGCTTCAATGTTGAAGGTGCAACAGTTGCATTGAAATCAGAAGAAAAAGTTGGCAATAATACAGTGAAAATCTATACATTATCAGTAAAAGATTTAGAAAAAATCTATACTGCAACTGCTGATTTAAAAGTAGTTCTTAATGGGACTGTGTTATATGAAACTGCACATGATTTCCAAATGAAATTTGCTGACAAAAACGCTGTTCCATTTAAAGATATCGCAAACAACGGTAACAAAGATGCGATCATTAACCTGTACAACAAAGGAATTTTCATTGCGGCAGAAAAATTCAATCCAGGCAACAACTTAAAACGTTCTCAATTTGCGTTAATGTTAAACCGTGCATTAAAACTGGATGTACCGGCAAAAGCGAACTTCTCTGACATCGCAAAATACGATGCTGAAACAAAAACTGCAATCAATGCATTAAACGGCTACGGAATCATTAACGGTAAAACTGCTACTACATTTGCACCTGGACAAGATATTACTCGTAAACAAGCAGCTCTAATGATTTACCGTCTATTAGAGAAAAATGGCTATAAAGCATCTGGCGAAGTAGCAAAATTCTCTGATTTGCCGAAAGAAGTGGAAGCATCAAAAGCAATTTCTGAATTAAATAAATTAGGTATTATTTCTGGTTTTGAAGGAAAATTCAATCCGGAAAATAATTTGACACGCTCTCAAATGGCAAAAATCCTGAACAATACATTAACGGTTGTTGAAGGTTTAAAGAAATAA